Proteins encoded by one window of bacterium:
- the rpsT gene encoding 30S ribosomal protein S20, protein MGRASSLSTKKRLRESKKRQARNKANKTRLKTELKKVRLSAAAGEDAAKMLPEAYSIIDKSVRKGVLSKNAAARHKSRLTKAANKNL, encoded by the coding sequence ATGGGAAGAGCCAGTTCCTTATCAACGAAGAAGCGGTTGCGCGAATCGAAAAAGCGCCAGGCCCGCAATAAAGCGAACAAAACTCGTTTGAAAACAGAATTGAAGAAGGTCAGGTTATCAGCCGCAGCCGGCGAAGATGCGGCAAAGATGCTGCCGGAAGCCTATTCCATCATCGATAAGTCTGTGCGCAAAGGAGTGCTCAGCAAGAATGCTGCAGCGCGTCACAAATCCCGCCTCACCAAAGCCGCAAACAAGAATCTGTAA